From Vigna unguiculata cultivar IT97K-499-35 chromosome 5, ASM411807v1, whole genome shotgun sequence, the proteins below share one genomic window:
- the LOC114183755 gene encoding protein NRT1/ PTR FAMILY 6.1 produces MDSSEIKSPPESSLEGTPGTSINRKKLAIYFIESEDRRMAFGRGYTAGSTPVDIHGKSIVDLSKTGGWIAAFFIFGNEMAERMAYFGLSVNMVAFMFYVMHRPFTSSSNAVNNFLGISQASSVLGGFLADAYLGRYWTIAIFTTIYLAGLTGITLCATIEKFVPNQGDCDQFSLLLGNCEPAKTWQMTYLYTFLYITAFGAAGIRPCVSSFGADQFDERSKNYKEHLDRFFNFFYLSVTIGAIVAFTAVVYVQMQYGWGSAFGSLAIAMGISNMVFFIGTPLYRHRLPGGSPLTRVAQVLVAAFRKRNAPFSSSDFIGLYEVPGRHSAIKGSRKIPHTNHFRFLDKAALQLKEDGGNPSPWRLCTVTQVEEVKILIKLIPVPACTIMLNVVLTEFLTLSVQQAYTLNTHLGRLKLPVTCMPVFPGLSVFLILSLYYSLFVPIFRRITGHPHGASQLQRVGIGLAVSILSVAWAAIFERYRRNYAIRNEFEATFLTPMPNLSAYWLLIQYCLIGVAEVFCIVGLLEFLYEEAPDAMKSIGSAYAALAGGLGCFVATIINNIIKSATGNVDKGQPSWLSQNINTGRFDYFYWLLAALSALNFCVFVYSARRYKYRAQHDHEMEKREMSYVGN; encoded by the exons ATGGATAGCTCCGAGATCAAGTCACCCCCAGAAAGCTCCCTTGAAGGGACACCAGGAACTTCAATCAACAGAAAGAAGCTAGCGATTTACTTCATTGAGTCTGAGGATAGAAGAATGGCCTTTGGTCGTGGATACACAGCAGGATCTACACCAGTTGATATCCATGGCAAATCCATTGTTGATCTTTCAAAAACTGGTGGTTGGATTGCAGCCTTCTTTATATTTG GAAATGAAATGGCAGAAAGAATGGCTTATTTTGGGCTTTCAGTGAACATGGTTGCGTTTATGTTCTACGTGATGCATAGACCATTCACGAGTTCATCCAACGCAGTGAACAATTTCTTAGGGATATCACAAGCTTCCTCTGTGCTGGGTGGTTTTCTGGCAGATGCATATCTTGGACGATACTGGACAATAGCTATCTTCACCACAATCTATCTTGCA GGTTTGACAGGAATAACACTGTGTGCAACAATAGAGAAGTTCGTGCCGAACCAAGGAGATTGCGACCAATTTTCTCTGTTACTGGGAAACTGCGAGCCAGCAAAAACATGGCAAATGACATACCTTTACACGTTTCTATACATCACAGCGTTTGGAGCAGCAGGGATAAGGCCATGCGTGTCATCTTTTGGAGCAGACCAGTTCGACGAGAGAAGCAAAAACTACAAGGAACACCTCGACAGGTTCTTCAACTTCTTCTATCTGTCGGTGACCATTGGGGCAATTGTGGCCTTCACTGCTGTGGTGTACGTGCAGATGCAGTATGGGTGGGGTTCTGCATTTGGGTCACTCGCCATTGCCATGGGAATATCGAACATGGTGTTCTTCATAGGCACACCCTTGTACAGACACAGGTTACCCGGAGGGAGTCCTCTAACTAGGGTTGCTCAGGTTTTGGTGGCGGCGTTTCGAAAGAGAAATGCCCCTTTTTCAAGCAGTGATTTCATAGGCTTGTACGAGGTTCCTGGGAGACACTCTGCTATCAAGGGAAGTCGGAAAATTCCTCACACCAATCATTTCAG GTTTCTTGACAAGGCGGCGCTGCAACTGAAAGAAGACGGCGGCAACCCGAGTCCATGGAGGCTCTGCACCGTGACTCAGGTGGAGGAAGTGAAGATCCTTATCAAACTCATCCCCGTACCAGCCTGCACAATCATGCTCAACGTCGTTCTCACGGAGTTTCTCACTCTCTCAGTTCAACAAGCATACACTCTCAACACCCACTTAGGTCGTTTGAAACTCCCAGTCACGTGCATGCCGGTGTTCCCAGGCCTCAGCGTTTTCCTCATTCTCTCTCTCTACTACTCCCTCTTCGTCCCCATCTTCCGGCGCATCACCGGCCACCCACACGGTGCCTCTCAGCTTCAGAGGGTCGGAATCGGGTTGGCGGTGTCCATTCTCTCAGTCGCATGGGCCGCGATATTCGAACGATACAGAAGAAACTACGCAATAAGAAACGAATTCGAGGCTACTTTTCTGACTCCCATGCCTAACCTGAGTGCGTATTGGTTGTTGATCCAATACTGTCTCATTGGTGTGGCTGAAGTCTTCTGCATTGTGGGGCTCTTGGAGTTCCTCTACGAGGAAGCCCCTGATGCCATGAAGAGCATAGGCTCTGCGTATGCTGCACTCGCCGGCGGCTTGGGTTGTTTTGTGGCGACTATCATAAACAACATCATTAAATCTGCCACCGGGAACGTGGATAAAGGACAACCTTCTTGGTTGTCTCAGAACATCAACACTGGCAGGTTCGATTACTTCTACTGGCTTCTCGCGGCTTTGAGCGCGCTAAATTTTTGCGTCTTCGTGTATTCGGCTCGTAGATATAAGTACAGGGCACAGCATGATCATGAGATGGAGAAACGTGAAATGTCGTACGTTGGAAACTAA